In the Chloroherpetonaceae bacterium genome, one interval contains:
- a CDS encoding lactonase family protein encodes MKHILRFTCFALALFATERAAAQLSPTVLGSWGTGIYRSADPRSAEILAYDPPSRRLFVVNSVSDNVLVLDFSNPASPRLIDSIRFTTGSPNSIDIRNGILAVAVDSTNRQASGRVFFYRAATAGATSSPLASVQVGALPDMLTFTPDGRFVLVANEGEPNNYNAGNIDPEGSVSIIEIPAAGAQAITQANVRTVDFRSLNGQETALRARGVRIFGPRATAAQDLEPEYIAVQGDTAYVVCQENNAIALVRISTASFIGIRGLGLKNHNLAGFGLDPSDRDNAISIAPRPVFGIYQPDGIAAYSVGGQTFLVTANEGDARDAYAGTNEPETRAGALSIRLDPTVFGDTSRTTGIRRDSLLGRLQISVAIPDTTPTGLYRSLQCFGGRSFSIFRVDRDTLVRVYDSGEDFERITAERFAANFNANNTSNDRDNRSDDKGPEPEDIKIGRVGDSLYAFICVHRLRAHWRCDDLQYHFSDCASLRGIH; translated from the coding sequence ATGAAACATATCCTAAGATTTACTTGTTTTGCACTGGCGCTTTTCGCTACTGAGCGTGCAGCAGCGCAACTTTCGCCTACAGTTCTTGGCTCTTGGGGCACAGGCATTTATCGCAGTGCTGACCCACGCTCTGCGGAAATTTTGGCATATGATCCTCCCTCTCGCCGCTTGTTTGTGGTAAATAGTGTGAGCGACAATGTGCTGGTCTTGGATTTCAGCAATCCTGCTTCACCCCGTCTCATTGACTCCATTCGTTTCACTACTGGTTCGCCGAACAGCATCGACATTCGCAATGGCATTTTAGCCGTTGCGGTAGATTCCACCAACCGTCAAGCATCGGGTAGAGTCTTTTTCTATCGTGCTGCGACTGCTGGCGCCACCAGCTCACCGCTGGCATCAGTGCAAGTCGGTGCACTGCCCGACATGCTTACCTTCACGCCAGATGGCCGATTTGTTCTTGTTGCCAATGAAGGCGAACCGAACAACTACAATGCTGGCAACATTGACCCTGAAGGCTCGGTGAGCATCATTGAAATTCCTGCTGCTGGTGCGCAAGCTATCACGCAGGCAAATGTGCGCACTGTAGATTTTCGCTCGCTCAATGGGCAAGAAACGGCACTGCGCGCACGTGGCGTGCGCATTTTCGGACCGCGCGCAACGGCGGCGCAAGACTTAGAGCCCGAATACATTGCTGTTCAAGGCGACACTGCTTATGTGGTCTGCCAAGAAAACAACGCAATTGCACTGGTGCGCATCAGCACGGCATCGTTCATTGGCATTCGCGGCTTGGGATTGAAAAACCATAACTTAGCTGGCTTCGGTCTTGACCCCAGCGACCGAGATAACGCCATCAGTATTGCACCGCGTCCTGTGTTCGGTATTTATCAGCCCGATGGCATTGCCGCATATAGCGTTGGCGGGCAGACTTTTCTCGTTACCGCCAACGAAGGTGATGCACGTGATGCTTACGCTGGCACCAATGAGCCAGAGACACGTGCAGGCGCTCTTAGCATTCGCTTAGACCCTACCGTATTTGGAGATACATCACGCACTACGGGGATTCGCCGTGATTCACTTTTAGGACGCCTGCAGATTTCCGTTGCGATACCTGATACCACACCGACTGGTCTCTACCGCAGTTTGCAGTGCTTTGGTGGTCGCTCATTCTCAATTTTCCGAGTTGATCGTGATACGCTGGTTCGTGTCTATGACAGCGGTGAGGACTTCGAGCGCATTACCGCTGAGCGGTTTGCCGCTAACTTTAATGCCAATAACACGAGTAATGACCGTGATAACCGCAGTGATGACAAAGGACCTGAGCCGGAAGACATCAAAATTGGTCGGGTCGGTGATAGCCTCTATGCGTTCATATGCGTTCATCGGCTTAGAGCGCATTGGCGGTGTGATGATTTACAATATCACTTCTCCGACTGCGCCTCGCTTCGTGGCATACATTAA
- a CDS encoding T9SS type A sorting domain-containing protein — MRSYAFIGLERIGGVMIYNITSPTAPRFVAYINNRNFGVTPSASTVLVGAAAGPVAADRVGDLGAEGLLFIPGNLSPNNRPLLVVANEVSGTVTTIQLSAVASVERLPDAMPHGFALEQNYPNPFNPTTHIKYSLPQTAQVSLKVFDILGREVATLVSARQAAGVYVATFNAANLPSGMYFYRLQAGAFSETRKMTLVK; from the coding sequence ATGCGTTCATATGCGTTCATCGGCTTAGAGCGCATTGGCGGTGTGATGATTTACAATATCACTTCTCCGACTGCGCCTCGCTTCGTGGCATACATTAACAATCGCAATTTTGGCGTAACCCCTAGTGCGAGCACTGTGCTGGTTGGCGCGGCAGCTGGACCTGTTGCCGCTGACCGCGTCGGTGATTTGGGAGCAGAGGGATTACTGTTTATTCCGGGAAATCTGAGTCCCAACAACCGTCCCTTGCTTGTGGTTGCAAATGAAGTAAGCGGCACTGTTACGACCATTCAACTGAGTGCAGTTGCCTCTGTGGAGCGCCTGCCTGATGCGATGCCACATGGCTTTGCATTAGAACAGAACTATCCGAACCCGTTTAACCCGACCACTCACATCAAGTATTCCTTGCCGCAAACCGCACAAGTGAGCTTGAAAGTCTTTGACATTCTGGGTCGGGAAGTCGCAACGCTTGTGAGTGCGCGTCAAGCTGCTGGCGTCTATGTGGCAACGTTCAATGCAGCCAACTTGCCCAGCGGAATGTATTTCTATCGCTTGCAAGCAGGTGCATTTAGTGAGACGCGCAAAATGACGCTGGTGAAGTAA